TTCTTACTACAGGTTATCAGAAAATATGAAATTAGAAAAAGACGGAAAGACTAAAGTAGTAAAAAGATTAATTAAAAGTTTTGGTAATTCAAATAAATATGAATACTCATTTGAAGAGATAAGAGAAAATTTTAAAAATGGTATTGCATTAATTCCTGGATTAGAACCATATATTGATTTGAATGGTAAAATTCTTTTAAATCTAAACAAAAATGATAGAGCCGTTGTCAAAAACATAGGTTATTTAATCTTAAACCAAATATTTAATGAACTTGGATTAAGTCAGATATTTACATTAGAAAAATCTAGGAAAAATTTAAAATATGATGTACTAGGCTTAGCCAAATTACTTGTATTTAATAGGATATTAAAACCAAGTAGTAAAATAAAAACATTTGAAAATAAAGATATATTTTTATCTAACATTACTTCTTCAAAAGATTTTAGAGAAATATATGATGTATTAGATCTATTTCATAGTAAAAAAGATAAAATAATAAATTCTATGAATAAAAATATTGAAAGTAAAATAGGTAGAAAATATGATTTTTTGTATTATGATGTAACCAATTACTACTTTGAAATTGATAAAAAAAATGAAGATGTAATAGATGAAGAGACAGGAGAAGTAATAGAATGTGGACTTAGAAAACTAGGAGTATCAAAGGAAAGAAGAAAAGACCCAATAATACAAATGGGTATGTTTTTAGATAATAACTCTATACCAGTATCATATGAACTTTTTAGTGGAAATACATTAGATAAAAAAACTCTTGCACCAATATTAAATGGTACATCAGAATTTAAGAATAAGAAAATTTTGTTTGTTGCAGATAGAGGTATGATTAATGGTGGAAACGAATTAAATGTTACGCGTTTAGGTAATGATTATCTTTTTGCAAAAGGTGTTAGACAATGTAATAAGAAAATTAAAAAATGGGTAATTGATGAATTTGATTATGAAATAAAAAATAATGGTTTCAAATACAAGTCTAAAATAGTAGAAAGAAA
This sequence is a window from Oceanivirga salmonicida. Protein-coding genes within it:
- a CDS encoding IS1634 family transposase encodes the protein MYFERYKSRGNSYYRLSENMKLEKDGKTKVVKRLIKSFGNSNKYEYSFEEIRENFKNGIALIPGLEPYIDLNGKILLNLNKNDRAVVKNIGYLILNQIFNELGLSQIFTLEKSRKNLKYDVLGLAKLLVFNRILKPSSKIKTFENKDIFLSNITSSKDFREIYDVLDLFHSKKDKIINSMNKNIESKIGRKYDFLYYDVTNYYFEIDKKNEDVIDEETGEVIECGLRKLGVSKERRKDPIIQMGMFLDNNSIPVSYELFSGNTLDKKTLAPILNGTSEFKNKKILFVADRGMINGGNELNVTRLGNDYLFAKGVRQCNKKIKKWVIDEFDYEIKNNGFKYKSKIVERNVKDTDSNKMIKIKEKMLAFWSKKYYEKELAEKKSFIETLNKYIENPSSIPAGKKKGLDKYIVTIQVDKKTGEILNTKEIKQINMKKLEEEQKYLGYYTLITSDLEMKEDEMLRIYRGLTQIENCFRITKSELETRPVYCSTKEHIKGHFLVCYIALTIMRIIQNKVSKMENKKDINVWSEGISS